A window of Aeromicrobium sp. Root236 contains these coding sequences:
- a CDS encoding flavodoxin family protein, which translates to MTEVNVLFGTESGNAEMVADEIAEVMTTAGLGAVVTELTDVDIPDLGSGDVVVLISSTYGEGGLSASAEPFYEALADDRPALDGLRFAAFGLGDSSYENYNRAIDTLSALLVELGAEQIGMTGRHDATSGTSPVDVAVDWANELVADLQPSINV; encoded by the coding sequence ATGACAGAGGTGAACGTCCTTTTCGGGACGGAGTCGGGAAATGCCGAGATGGTCGCCGACGAGATCGCCGAGGTGATGACCACCGCTGGGCTAGGCGCTGTGGTGACCGAGCTGACGGATGTTGACATTCCGGATCTCGGTTCTGGAGACGTAGTGGTTCTGATCTCCTCGACGTACGGCGAAGGCGGCCTGTCCGCATCGGCCGAGCCATTCTATGAAGCACTCGCCGACGATCGCCCCGCGCTGGACGGGCTCCGCTTCGCAGCATTCGGTCTGGGAGACAGCTCGTATGAGAACTACAACCGCGCCATCGACACGTTGAGTGCGCTGTTGGTCGAGCTGGGCGCGGAACAGATCGGGATGACCGGGCGCCATGACGCCACGAGCGGGACGTCTCCAGTTGACGTCGCGGTCGATTGGGCGAACGAGCTTGTCGCCGACCTCCAGCCGTCAATCAACGTCTGA
- a CDS encoding LacI family DNA-binding transcriptional regulator, with the protein MARKQGERGRRPTLDDVAALANVGRGTASRVLNGSPQVSESTKEAVLAAVKSLSYMPNQAARSLVAGRTGAVALVISESEERIFNEPFFGAVVKGISEGLSQASRHLVLHLAPARTRTANILDFLGSNQVDGVLTMSLREGDDLPTAVAERGVPVVGGGRSSASLDGSWVDVDNRAGGRLAASHLIDRGRGVIASITGPRDMRSGRERLAGFVEVLEASSIRPDQSLIVEGDFTEGSGYRGMLALLDRRPDTVAVFAASDMMALGAIRAIRESERTVGGDIAVVGFDDSREAATAVPRLTTIRQPARDMGWCMASSIIRLIDEPGIPPIQIVLPVELVVRDTS; encoded by the coding sequence ATGGCAAGGAAACAAGGCGAGCGGGGAAGGCGTCCGACGCTTGACGACGTCGCTGCGCTTGCCAACGTCGGGCGCGGCACAGCCTCTCGAGTGCTGAACGGATCACCACAGGTTTCGGAGTCCACGAAAGAAGCCGTGCTGGCTGCCGTCAAGTCTCTGAGCTACATGCCCAATCAGGCTGCTCGGTCCCTGGTCGCGGGACGAACGGGGGCGGTGGCCCTCGTCATTTCGGAGTCTGAGGAGCGCATCTTCAACGAGCCGTTCTTCGGCGCTGTGGTGAAAGGAATCTCCGAGGGTCTCAGCCAGGCGTCTCGACACCTTGTGCTGCACTTGGCGCCGGCCAGAACTCGAACGGCGAACATCCTCGACTTCCTCGGCAGCAACCAGGTGGATGGCGTGCTGACCATGTCGCTGCGAGAAGGTGACGACCTCCCGACGGCCGTGGCAGAACGTGGAGTCCCGGTCGTGGGAGGCGGTCGGTCGTCAGCCTCACTCGACGGGTCATGGGTCGATGTCGACAACCGCGCGGGCGGTCGTTTGGCAGCGAGCCACCTGATCGACCGCGGGCGCGGAGTCATCGCTTCAATCACAGGACCGCGCGACATGCGGTCCGGCCGGGAGCGTTTGGCCGGATTCGTTGAGGTGCTGGAGGCGTCTTCGATCCGGCCGGACCAGTCCTTGATCGTGGAGGGTGACTTCACCGAAGGCTCGGGCTATCGAGGTATGCTCGCCCTGCTGGACCGCCGGCCTGACACCGTCGCGGTGTTCGCAGCGAGCGACATGATGGCCCTTGGCGCGATCAGGGCGATTCGCGAGAGTGAGCGCACAGTTGGGGGCGACATTGCTGTTGTGGGCTTCGACGACTCACGTGAGGCAGCCACAGCCGTTCCTCGGCTGACGACCATTCGCCAGCCCGCTCGAGACATGGGGTGGTGCATGGCCAGCTCGATCATCCGCCTCATCGACGAGCCGGGCATTCCACCGATTCAGATCGTTCTGCCCGTAGAACTTGTCGTGCGAGATACCTCGTGA
- a CDS encoding FAD-dependent oxidoreductase, giving the protein MAVVGGGPSGCYTAAALRKVLPGVQISVFDSRPAPFGLIRYGVAPDHQGMKNVARQFERLFASGGTEFFGGVTVGADLSLEELTDNYHVVVMATGLAQDRPLGIPVDPYAALFGAGEVMRYLNSDPDERLRAWSDDPSRRLGQDVLIIGAGNVALDVARLLAKTDEELIGSDIDDTARASLEIPRIESIRILGRGPREKARWDAVMLTELCALPSTEVWIDGERVTASDQETPTTIEIEFTRTPLRVDHVDERSVLVAADSAGSGAEHVYVVDSIVTATGFVAADPQGPHTSFDGSLPVVRIGGCSSGVLGNLAENRALAKAAAAEVVTLVDQKTRRAGADGIRPLMDAAVLSYDDWLAVDAEEVRRAGPGRCRQKISSLPEMHVVVDAHRRAAHSRAGSDATRQQLSL; this is encoded by the coding sequence GTGGCCGTCGTCGGAGGGGGACCGTCGGGTTGCTACACCGCGGCGGCTCTGCGCAAGGTGCTTCCCGGCGTCCAGATCAGTGTCTTCGACTCGCGCCCTGCGCCCTTCGGACTGATCCGATATGGCGTCGCCCCAGACCACCAGGGGATGAAGAACGTGGCGCGGCAGTTCGAACGCCTCTTCGCGTCCGGTGGCACGGAGTTCTTCGGAGGCGTGACGGTGGGCGCAGACCTCTCTCTGGAGGAGCTCACCGACAACTACCACGTCGTCGTGATGGCAACGGGGCTCGCGCAGGACCGACCTCTGGGCATCCCGGTCGACCCCTACGCGGCGCTCTTCGGTGCCGGAGAAGTCATGCGATACCTCAACTCAGACCCTGACGAGCGCCTGCGTGCCTGGTCCGACGATCCCTCGCGCCGACTGGGCCAGGATGTCCTCATCATCGGTGCGGGCAACGTCGCCCTGGACGTCGCTCGGCTCCTCGCCAAGACCGACGAGGAGTTGATCGGTTCCGACATCGACGACACGGCGCGAGCGTCCCTCGAGATCCCGCGCATTGAATCGATCCGAATCCTGGGAAGAGGCCCCCGTGAGAAGGCGCGCTGGGACGCCGTGATGCTCACCGAGTTGTGCGCGCTGCCTTCCACGGAGGTGTGGATCGACGGAGAGCGGGTAACTGCGAGCGATCAAGAGACCCCGACCACGATCGAGATCGAGTTCACTCGAACGCCCTTGCGGGTTGATCATGTGGACGAGCGGAGTGTGCTCGTGGCTGCCGACTCGGCGGGATCCGGAGCCGAGCACGTCTATGTCGTCGACAGCATCGTCACCGCCACGGGGTTCGTGGCAGCCGATCCGCAGGGGCCCCATACGTCCTTCGACGGTTCGCTCCCTGTCGTCCGCATCGGCGGATGCTCGTCCGGTGTCCTCGGGAATTTGGCCGAGAATCGCGCGCTGGCGAAAGCTGCAGCGGCCGAAGTGGTGACCCTTGTCGACCAGAAGACGCGGCGTGCAGGTGCCGATGGAATCCGTCCTCTGATGGACGCGGCCGTCTTGTCATACGACGACTGGCTCGCCGTCGATGCCGAGGAAGTTCGCCGGGCCGGCCCGGGCCGGTGTCGGCAGAAGATTTCGTCGCTTCCGGAGATGCATGTCGTCGTGGACGCGCACCGCCGAGCGGCACATTCCCGCGCCGGTTCGGATGCGACCAGGCAGCAACTGAGCTTGTGA
- a CDS encoding glycosyl hydrolase, which yields MTTQTAKGFSHPDDSYRPKTRWWWTCGEITAGEIKKEMASIAAAGFGGVEILCMFAADPATQGWGSAAMQDRMQVALDTGKRLGLDVDFTVGPAWPLAVPGVTPDSPDAAQELAVGTATVAGGKAYTGAAPAAPEAASGVTKQTLVAAQAVKCASTCKAGSGSIALKDSSVDLTADAADGSISWTAPEGGEWQVFGFWRRGTGQATVVGADGASGKPAYVVDHFAKSGADAAIDFWQKSVLTSQMKASLRKAGGDLFEDSLELDSALHWTPDFLAEFKHRRGYDLRPFLPVLTIDRLHRQYSPVSVEDLADYVFSANTDRRVREDYYQTLTDLYVANHVEPLKRFAHQLGLQYRAQPYAETTEIGQVGLAIDVPETEGLVTSLSAASTERLQQYRIQAGAAHLGHKPIYSTECCAVLGGAYGQTWEDLLGRFSASFVGGVNQVVLHGFAYENGLGMGAWPGFSPFTLGGGNGFSEAFGPRQATWADTPQITDWLSRMQYVLRQGRPRVDVAIYRQSMDRSLSDAIFKDPNLSRAGYSSDYVSSSLIDLPTSVVKDRRLDPSGPGYRALVLDNQRAISVNAARRVLSFAKAGLPVVVVGDAPSRTSGALERGVSDREVTRLMDSVLTQRSVRTVGDESKVPAMLAKLGARPALESAEPTGLLSTRRSTRDGDVYVIYNPSDDEVSTDVALEGDGSPAELNPWTGDIAAIGEWNRRAGRTIVSIAVAPHQTRVIGVGNFAHAPVNHALSSEAEVAVDGGRLVIRSNASGTFRTVLSTGRTVKTVLPKVPAARTLDRWHLAVSDWHRGADGALEKTDHELEVSRLEPWSQIPELQDVSGVGTYTTTMHAPQGWTGGRHARLSLGDVFDTFRVKVNGEPIPAVDQVTGSVDISRYLKGGSNTIEVRVATTLRNRLRVTPGFPGQASEARQDYGLIGPVTVTPYGQAALR from the coding sequence ATGACGACCCAGACGGCCAAGGGGTTCAGTCATCCAGACGACAGCTATCGACCCAAGACGCGTTGGTGGTGGACGTGCGGAGAGATCACCGCTGGCGAGATCAAGAAGGAGATGGCCTCGATCGCCGCTGCCGGGTTCGGGGGCGTGGAGATCCTCTGCATGTTCGCGGCGGATCCCGCGACGCAAGGCTGGGGATCGGCGGCGATGCAAGATCGCATGCAGGTCGCGCTGGACACCGGCAAGAGGCTCGGTCTCGATGTCGATTTCACGGTCGGACCGGCCTGGCCACTCGCAGTGCCTGGTGTCACGCCGGACAGTCCCGATGCAGCGCAGGAGCTCGCGGTCGGGACCGCAACGGTTGCCGGCGGCAAGGCGTACACGGGAGCGGCTCCGGCGGCTCCCGAAGCGGCATCTGGCGTCACCAAGCAGACGCTGGTGGCTGCGCAGGCGGTGAAGTGCGCGAGCACTTGCAAAGCAGGATCCGGCTCGATCGCCCTCAAGGATTCATCGGTCGACCTGACCGCCGACGCCGCCGACGGGTCGATCAGCTGGACTGCCCCGGAGGGTGGCGAGTGGCAGGTCTTCGGTTTCTGGCGCCGCGGCACCGGACAGGCCACGGTCGTCGGCGCCGACGGGGCATCTGGGAAGCCGGCGTACGTGGTCGACCACTTCGCGAAGTCAGGAGCCGACGCGGCGATCGACTTCTGGCAGAAGTCGGTGCTGACATCGCAAATGAAGGCGTCGTTGCGGAAAGCCGGTGGAGACCTGTTCGAGGACTCCCTCGAGCTCGACTCGGCCCTGCACTGGACGCCCGACTTCCTCGCTGAGTTCAAGCACCGCCGCGGGTATGATCTTCGCCCATTCCTGCCGGTGCTCACGATCGATCGCCTGCACCGCCAGTACAGCCCGGTGTCTGTCGAGGACCTCGCGGACTACGTCTTCAGTGCCAACACAGATCGACGAGTGCGAGAGGACTACTACCAGACCCTCACCGACCTCTACGTGGCGAATCACGTCGAGCCACTGAAGCGATTCGCCCACCAGCTGGGCTTGCAGTACCGCGCACAGCCGTACGCCGAGACGACCGAGATCGGCCAGGTCGGTCTGGCGATCGACGTGCCGGAGACGGAAGGCCTCGTCACCTCACTCAGTGCCGCCTCCACCGAACGGCTGCAGCAGTACCGGATCCAAGCGGGAGCCGCCCACCTCGGCCACAAGCCGATCTACTCCACCGAGTGCTGCGCCGTCCTGGGCGGAGCCTACGGACAGACCTGGGAGGACCTGCTGGGTCGCTTCTCTGCCAGCTTCGTGGGCGGTGTCAACCAGGTGGTGCTCCACGGCTTCGCCTACGAGAACGGTCTCGGGATGGGTGCTTGGCCCGGCTTCTCGCCGTTCACGCTCGGCGGCGGAAACGGGTTCTCCGAGGCATTCGGCCCACGCCAGGCAACCTGGGCGGACACCCCGCAGATCACAGATTGGCTGAGCCGCATGCAGTATGTGCTGCGCCAAGGACGTCCACGTGTCGATGTCGCGATCTATCGCCAGAGCATGGATCGCAGCTTGTCCGACGCGATCTTCAAGGACCCGAATCTGTCCCGTGCCGGCTACAGCTCCGACTATGTCTCATCCTCGCTGATCGACCTGCCCACGAGCGTGGTGAAGGATCGTCGGCTGGACCCGTCCGGGCCTGGCTACCGAGCGCTGGTGCTCGACAACCAGCGTGCGATCTCGGTGAACGCCGCTCGACGGGTGTTGTCGTTCGCCAAGGCCGGCCTGCCGGTGGTCGTGGTCGGCGACGCCCCGTCCCGTACGTCCGGCGCGCTCGAAAGGGGGGTCTCCGATCGCGAAGTCACCCGGCTCATGGACTCGGTGCTCACGCAACGTTCGGTGCGTACGGTGGGCGACGAGTCGAAGGTGCCGGCGATGCTGGCCAAGCTTGGCGCACGTCCCGCGCTGGAGTCTGCGGAGCCCACCGGCCTGCTCTCGACGCGGCGAAGCACGAGGGATGGCGACGTTTACGTCATCTACAACCCCAGTGACGACGAGGTCTCCACCGACGTGGCACTCGAAGGCGATGGCAGTCCTGCAGAGCTGAACCCCTGGACCGGCGACATCGCCGCCATCGGTGAATGGAACAGGCGCGCGGGACGCACGATCGTGTCCATCGCCGTTGCTCCACATCAGACCCGTGTCATCGGAGTAGGGAACTTCGCCCACGCTCCGGTCAACCACGCCCTGAGCTCGGAGGCGGAGGTCGCCGTCGACGGTGGTCGATTGGTAATTCGTTCGAATGCCAGCGGTACGTTCCGTACGGTTCTCAGCACGGGGAGAACGGTGAAGACCGTGCTACCCAAGGTCCCGGCGGCGCGGACACTGGATCGGTGGCACCTTGCTGTCAGCGACTGGCACCGCGGCGCCGACGGGGCGCTGGAGAAGACCGATCACGAACTGGAAGTCAGCAGGCTCGAGCCGTGGTCGCAGATCCCAGAGCTCCAGGACGTCTCGGGTGTGGGCACCTACACCACGACGATGCACGCGCCTCAAGGCTGGACGGGCGGACGACACGCTCGACTCTCGCTGGGCGACGTGTTCGACACGTTCCGGGTCAAGGTCAACGGCGAGCCGATACCCGCGGTTGACCAGGTCACGGGGTCGGTCGACATCTCGCGTTACCTCAAGGGCGGAAGCAACACGATCGAGGTGCGGGTTGCGACGACGCTGCGCAATCGGCTGCGCGTGACGCCCGGGTTCCCCGGGCAGGCGTCAGAAGCACGCCAGGACTACGGGCTGATCGGGCCCGTCACGGTGACGCCGTATGGCCAGGCCGCCCTTCGCTGA
- a CDS encoding cytochrome P450: protein MSSTAYTSKELFPWNSEEFRTNPYPWYARARDLAPVHQTDEHSFVVTGYSDAMHFAKLPIMSIREADWVSPGPWAAFENTVLSQDPPIHTAKRRLFSRWFTPKLMKQWVELTRESTLSVLDAYSPGDTIDAHFDLGVVPTHFTMSHVLDLPFGDVEPLFWALWDAMLIQASDPVPGTREKSIAGLDYMFNTTAALLDEKLANPGNGLADELIALHQKGEISWRDVLENVVLFYMSGAPNPAYLIGSAFEVFAEHPYVMTDFRDKPEYRDRIINEVARLNPVELIITRFPTEDVEISGVHIPAGSRVQFPIGAANRDPAVFSNPDEFDYDRPIDASRNLTFGLGTHACAGQLISRSETEMILSIVAERYSSVSLAGTPKQVRTDRLAAYESLPVSLS, encoded by the coding sequence ATGTCGTCCACGGCTTACACGAGCAAAGAGCTGTTCCCTTGGAACAGCGAGGAGTTCCGCACCAACCCTTATCCTTGGTATGCGCGAGCGAGGGATTTGGCGCCGGTTCACCAGACCGACGAACACAGCTTTGTGGTCACGGGATACTCGGACGCGATGCACTTTGCCAAGCTGCCCATCATGAGCATCCGTGAGGCCGACTGGGTCAGCCCGGGCCCATGGGCGGCGTTCGAGAACACCGTCCTCTCGCAGGACCCGCCGATACACACCGCCAAGCGGCGGCTGTTCTCGCGTTGGTTCACTCCAAAGCTGATGAAGCAATGGGTCGAGCTGACCCGTGAGTCGACTCTGAGCGTGCTCGACGCCTACTCGCCGGGTGACACCATCGACGCGCATTTCGACCTGGGTGTGGTCCCGACCCATTTCACGATGTCACACGTCCTGGACCTGCCGTTCGGAGATGTGGAGCCACTGTTCTGGGCGCTTTGGGACGCGATGCTGATCCAGGCCAGTGACCCTGTGCCGGGCACGCGCGAGAAGTCGATCGCAGGACTCGACTACATGTTCAACACGACGGCTGCCCTGCTCGACGAGAAGTTGGCGAACCCGGGCAACGGTCTGGCCGACGAGCTCATTGCTCTTCATCAGAAGGGCGAGATCTCCTGGCGGGACGTGCTGGAGAATGTCGTGCTCTTCTACATGTCCGGAGCCCCCAATCCCGCCTACCTGATCGGGTCGGCCTTCGAGGTCTTCGCCGAGCACCCGTACGTCATGACGGACTTCCGTGACAAGCCAGAATATCGGGACCGGATCATCAACGAGGTCGCTCGTCTCAACCCGGTCGAGCTCATCATCACCCGTTTCCCCACCGAGGACGTGGAGATCAGCGGCGTCCACATCCCGGCCGGGTCGCGCGTGCAATTCCCGATCGGCGCGGCCAACCGGGATCCCGCCGTGTTCTCCAACCCCGACGAGTTTGACTATGACCGGCCGATTGACGCCAGTCGAAATCTGACGTTCGGCCTTGGGACGCACGCGTGCGCTGGGCAACTGATCTCCCGGTCCGAGACCGAGATGATCCTGTCGATCGTGGCCGAGCGGTACTCGTCGGTGTCGCTTGCCGGCACTCCGAAGCAGGTCCGCACGGATCGGCTGGCCGCATATGAGTCCCTTCCTGTGTCCCTGTCGTAA
- a CDS encoding ABC transporter ATP-binding protein, which produces MSESSRNVRRSRAASSASELGEKVDTATLLEVRDLHVEFSTRSGVAKALNGVSWGVARGQTLAILGESGSGKSVTAQAIMGILDTPPARVTGGQVLFDGRDLLSLSDDERRAVRGSGVAMIFQDALSALNPVFPVGWQITEALRVRQGMSRKDSRIKAVELLDRVRIPAASARVDDYPHQFSGGMRQRVMIAMALSLDPQVLIADEPTTALDVTVQAQIMQLLSDLQRESDMGLVLITHDLGVVAQVADDIAVMYAGRVVERGPAADLYRRPGHPYTRGLLQSIPSLEDKGKALRAIPGLPPTLTDLPKGCAFQPRCGYANQERCVTEQPVLQIIDAGREAACHHTKRVLDDQL; this is translated from the coding sequence ATGTCCGAGTCCTCCCGAAACGTTCGCCGGTCAAGAGCCGCATCGTCGGCGTCCGAGCTCGGCGAGAAGGTCGACACCGCCACCCTGCTGGAGGTGCGCGACCTGCATGTCGAGTTCTCCACCCGTTCGGGCGTCGCCAAAGCGCTCAACGGCGTGAGCTGGGGTGTGGCCCGCGGCCAGACCCTGGCCATCCTCGGCGAGTCCGGGTCGGGCAAGAGCGTGACGGCTCAAGCGATCATGGGCATCCTCGACACCCCGCCGGCGCGCGTGACCGGTGGGCAGGTCCTCTTCGATGGCCGCGATCTGCTCAGCCTGAGCGACGACGAGCGGAGGGCGGTGCGCGGTTCGGGTGTCGCGATGATCTTCCAGGACGCCTTGTCAGCGCTCAACCCGGTGTTCCCGGTCGGCTGGCAGATCACCGAGGCGCTCCGCGTCAGGCAGGGGATGTCACGCAAGGACTCGCGGATCAAGGCTGTCGAGCTCCTCGATCGCGTACGGATCCCGGCCGCATCCGCGCGCGTCGACGACTACCCACACCAGTTTTCCGGCGGTATGCGGCAGCGGGTGATGATCGCCATGGCCCTCTCGCTCGACCCGCAGGTGCTGATCGCGGACGAGCCCACGACGGCCCTCGACGTCACGGTTCAGGCGCAGATCATGCAGCTGCTGTCGGACCTGCAGCGCGAGTCCGACATGGGCCTGGTCCTCATCACTCACGATCTCGGCGTGGTCGCCCAGGTCGCCGACGACATCGCGGTCATGTACGCGGGGCGAGTCGTCGAGCGGGGCCCAGCGGCTGACCTCTACCGTCGACCGGGCCACCCGTACACCCGCGGCCTTCTGCAGTCGATCCCGTCGCTGGAGGACAAGGGCAAGGCACTTCGTGCGATTCCCGGCCTGCCACCCACACTGACTGACCTGCCCAAGGGGTGTGCGTTCCAACCACGGTGCGGGTACGCGAACCAGGAGCGGTGCGTCACCGAGCAGCCCGTGCTGCAGATCATCGACGCCGGCCGAGAGGCCGCATGCCATCACACGAAGCGGGTGCTCGATGACCAGCTCTGA
- a CDS encoding TetR family transcriptional regulator: MPTYRVGRETRQLVLDAAASLFTARGYDAVALSDIASAAGCSKGTVLYHFKTKVDILGELMSPVVDDYNAIRSRIADLEPSEAQSVVVAEYVDLLVRRRRLAGILRLDLPRLMEEEAMAPLVRAGAFLPAALTAGRVDPAAQITAMLAIFGALGAVLQDFSDVPDEDLREHVVLGLSTLLRPYAEEHPAITS; encoded by the coding sequence ATGCCGACATACCGCGTAGGGCGCGAGACCCGTCAGCTGGTGCTGGACGCCGCCGCGTCTTTGTTCACCGCTCGGGGCTACGACGCCGTGGCGTTGAGCGACATTGCCTCAGCCGCCGGTTGCTCGAAGGGCACAGTGCTCTACCACTTCAAGACCAAGGTCGACATCCTCGGGGAGCTGATGTCCCCAGTCGTGGACGATTACAACGCCATCCGCAGCCGCATCGCAGATCTGGAACCATCCGAAGCGCAGTCAGTGGTCGTTGCCGAGTACGTCGATCTGCTCGTGCGTCGACGACGCTTGGCAGGCATCCTTCGGCTCGACCTGCCCAGACTCATGGAAGAGGAGGCGATGGCACCCCTCGTCCGAGCCGGCGCCTTCCTGCCTGCGGCGCTGACCGCCGGTCGTGTCGATCCCGCTGCACAGATCACCGCCATGCTGGCGATCTTCGGCGCCCTGGGCGCCGTGCTGCAAGACTTCTCCGACGTTCCTGACGAAGACCTGCGCGAGCATGTGGTCCTTGGGCTCAGCACCCTGCTGCGGCCCTATGCCGAGGAGCATCCTGCGATCACTAGTTGA
- a CDS encoding ABC transporter ATP-binding protein — protein sequence MTSSEVRTSAEPILEVRDVVKHYPVSSGLRRSGNRVVKAVDGVSFELRRGETLGLVGESGCGKSTLAKLLMLLEEPISGAALFEGQDMFATRGKQRKALRRDVQLIMQDPYGSLNPRMTVEQIVGEPFEIHSEVAPRGDRKRRIQELLEVVGMNPEHLRRYPSQFSGGQRQRIGIARALALKPKLIVCDEPVSALDVSIQAQVLNLLSSLQQELGLSYVFIGHDLSVVRHLADRVAVMYLGQVAELGDESEIYDRSTHPYTQALLSAVPDPSPDRRSSATMIQLHGDVPSPIDPPTGCRFHTRCWLRQQIRDQDGDAAVLRCETESPVLRPPTPVGADHLTACHFAREATQEPLATSHP from the coding sequence ATGACCAGCTCTGAGGTTCGAACGTCGGCAGAGCCCATCCTCGAGGTGCGGGATGTCGTCAAGCACTACCCCGTGTCGTCCGGCCTACGCCGGAGCGGCAACCGGGTCGTCAAAGCGGTCGACGGAGTGTCGTTCGAGCTGCGTCGCGGCGAGACCCTCGGGCTCGTGGGGGAGTCGGGATGCGGCAAGTCCACCTTGGCCAAGCTCCTGATGCTGCTCGAGGAGCCCATCTCTGGAGCCGCACTGTTCGAGGGTCAGGACATGTTCGCGACGCGGGGCAAGCAGCGCAAGGCGTTGCGCCGTGACGTTCAGCTGATCATGCAGGACCCGTACGGATCGCTCAATCCGCGGATGACTGTGGAGCAGATCGTCGGTGAGCCGTTCGAGATCCACTCCGAGGTCGCCCCACGTGGTGATCGGAAGCGTCGGATCCAGGAGCTGCTCGAGGTGGTCGGGATGAATCCGGAGCACCTGCGTCGCTATCCCAGCCAGTTCTCCGGCGGGCAGCGCCAACGCATCGGGATCGCCCGGGCGCTGGCGCTCAAGCCCAAGCTGATCGTGTGCGACGAACCGGTCTCGGCTCTCGACGTCTCCATCCAGGCCCAGGTCCTCAACCTGCTCAGCAGCCTGCAGCAGGAGCTCGGGCTGTCGTACGTGTTCATCGGTCACGATCTGTCCGTCGTACGGCATCTGGCCGATCGCGTGGCCGTCATGTACCTGGGGCAGGTCGCCGAGCTGGGTGATGAGTCCGAGATCTACGACCGCAGCACCCATCCGTACACGCAGGCGTTGCTGTCCGCCGTGCCTGACCCGTCTCCGGACCGCCGGTCGTCCGCGACGATGATCCAGCTCCACGGCGACGTGCCCAGCCCGATCGATCCGCCGACCGGATGCCGCTTCCACACGCGGTGCTGGCTCCGTCAGCAGATCCGTGACCAGGACGGCGACGCGGCTGTCCTCCGGTGTGAGACCGAGTCGCCCGTCCTCCGCCCGCCGACACCCGTCGGCGCCGACCACTTGACTGCCTGCCACTTCGCTCGGGAAGCAACGCAGGAACCGCTGGCAACATCCCATCCCTGA
- a CDS encoding GntR family transcriptional regulator has protein sequence MELHSRLSDRVAALLRARIADSYEPGEKLPPETVLAEELNVSRASMREALKQLYAEGLVDRRWGAGTFVRERGEPVTFDLSHVSTTREVIRSAGHEPTLSYADITLGGADEAVRESLGLDSATQVWRVERVFAIDGAPAVLIVDHLAPVINGVEIDPTPLKDVNLDMMTFLRREAGTYIASSEGVIDAVAASELVAERLGLAEGAPVLHQTLMNIGPDEEQLVTSESYHRSDIASFRLLRHNKA, from the coding sequence ATGGAACTGCACAGCCGGTTGTCAGATCGTGTGGCGGCGCTGCTCCGAGCCAGGATCGCTGACTCCTACGAGCCCGGCGAAAAACTCCCGCCGGAGACGGTTCTCGCTGAGGAGCTCAACGTCAGCCGAGCCAGCATGCGTGAGGCCCTGAAGCAGCTCTACGCCGAAGGGCTCGTCGACCGCCGGTGGGGTGCGGGGACGTTCGTGCGCGAACGCGGCGAGCCGGTGACGTTCGACCTGTCACACGTCTCCACCACCCGCGAGGTGATCCGGTCCGCCGGGCACGAGCCGACCTTGAGCTACGCCGACATCACGTTGGGCGGGGCGGACGAGGCCGTCAGGGAGTCACTGGGACTCGACTCCGCGACGCAGGTCTGGCGGGTCGAGCGTGTGTTCGCCATCGACGGCGCACCTGCCGTGTTGATCGTCGACCACCTGGCACCTGTGATCAACGGAGTCGAGATCGACCCGACGCCGTTGAAGGACGTCAACCTCGACATGATGACGTTCCTGCGGCGCGAGGCCGGAACCTACATCGCGAGCTCTGAAGGCGTGATCGACGCCGTCGCGGCGTCCGAGCTGGTGGCTGAGCGACTCGGACTGGCTGAAGGCGCGCCGGTGCTGCACCAGACGCTCATGAACATCGGGCCGGACGAGGAGCAGCTGGTGACGTCCGAGTCGTACCACCGAAGCGACATCGCTTCCTTCAGACTGCTGCGTCACAACAAAGCATGA